From Micromonospora sp. NBC_01699, a single genomic window includes:
- a CDS encoding YchJ family protein, with protein MAKRGAVRKPADDSTRPCPCGATRTYGDCCRPLHRREATAATAEQLMRSRFSAFAVGDTAYLLRTWHPRTRPARLALDPGQRWTRLEVVGTERGGLFDTTGTVEFRAHYRDAGQPDTLHEHSRFVREGGEWVYLDALP; from the coding sequence GTGGCGAAACGCGGTGCCGTCCGGAAGCCGGCCGACGACTCGACCCGGCCCTGCCCCTGCGGCGCGACCCGGACCTACGGTGACTGCTGCCGCCCACTGCACCGGCGGGAGGCGACCGCCGCGACCGCCGAGCAGCTCATGCGGTCACGGTTCAGCGCCTTCGCCGTCGGGGACACCGCCTACCTGCTGCGGACCTGGCACCCCCGTACCCGACCGGCCCGGCTGGCCCTCGATCCGGGGCAACGGTGGACCCGTCTGGAGGTCGTCGGCACCGAGCGCGGCGGGCTGTTCGACACCACGGGCACGGTGGAGTTCCGCGCCCACTACCGGGACGCGGGGCAGCCCGACACACTACACGAACACAGCCGCTTCGTCCGCGAGGGCGGGGAATGGGTCTACCTCGACGCGCTTCCGTGA
- a CDS encoding glutamate-cysteine ligase family protein has protein sequence MDAAVLTEATATAYVAAAGYRVGPVGRVGVELEYVVRDPAYPLDRPPATRLYAALAHLGDPLPGGGRISVEPGGQLELSSAVGAGLQDCVDDVAGDLALVRAALAADGLRLDPTGLDPHRPPRLVTGHPRYLALAAYHDRTGTAGRTVMCNSASVQVCVDAGDESDGWRGYRRRWRLANAIGPVLLAAFANSPRVDRSGTRWVSYRQALRFGTDASRTRAPRTAADPRTAWARYALAARVAVIARPDPLPWLVPAGLTMRDWLAGHGPRPVTLDDLERHLATLVPPVRPRGYLEFRMIDQQPGDGWVVPAAVTTALLDDPTAAHAAAEATAQLGYLRPQRGWLTSAREGLANPALRAAALTCFTAAADALPRLGASTAVRAAVTEFVDRYVIRGRCPADEFTAADHHGHLPRSASALG, from the coding sequence GTGGACGCTGCTGTCCTCACGGAGGCGACAGCCACCGCCTATGTCGCCGCCGCCGGTTACCGGGTCGGCCCCGTCGGTCGCGTCGGCGTGGAACTGGAGTACGTCGTGCGCGACCCGGCGTACCCGCTCGACCGGCCGCCCGCCACCCGCCTGTACGCCGCGCTCGCCCACCTCGGCGACCCGCTGCCCGGAGGCGGCCGGATCAGTGTCGAACCCGGTGGCCAGCTCGAACTGTCGTCGGCCGTCGGCGCCGGCCTACAGGACTGCGTCGACGACGTCGCCGGGGACCTCGCGCTGGTCCGGGCGGCCCTCGCCGCGGACGGGCTCCGGCTCGACCCGACCGGCCTCGACCCGCACCGGCCACCCCGACTCGTCACCGGGCACCCGCGCTACCTCGCGCTGGCGGCCTACCACGACCGCACCGGCACCGCCGGTCGTACCGTCATGTGCAACAGCGCGTCGGTGCAGGTGTGCGTCGACGCGGGGGACGAATCAGACGGGTGGCGCGGGTACCGGCGGCGCTGGCGGCTGGCCAACGCGATCGGTCCGGTGCTGCTCGCCGCGTTCGCCAACTCCCCGCGCGTCGACCGGTCGGGTACCCGCTGGGTGTCGTACCGACAGGCGCTGCGCTTCGGCACCGACGCCAGCCGTACGCGGGCACCCCGGACCGCTGCCGATCCCCGTACCGCCTGGGCGAGGTATGCCCTCGCGGCCCGGGTCGCGGTGATCGCCCGACCCGATCCGCTGCCGTGGCTCGTACCGGCGGGCCTGACCATGCGGGACTGGCTCGCGGGTCACGGCCCGCGACCGGTCACCCTCGACGACCTGGAGCGGCACCTCGCCACCCTGGTCCCGCCGGTCCGACCGCGCGGCTACCTCGAATTCCGCATGATCGACCAGCAGCCGGGGGACGGCTGGGTGGTGCCGGCGGCGGTGACCACCGCCCTGCTGGACGACCCGACCGCCGCACACGCCGCGGCCGAGGCGACGGCGCAACTCGGCTACCTGCGCCCGCAGCGGGGCTGGCTGACGTCCGCCCGCGAGGGGCTGGCCAATCCGGCGCTGCGGGCCGCCGCGCTCACCTGTTTCACCGCCGCGGCCGATGCCCTGCCGCGACTCGGCGCCTCGACCGCGGTCCGGGCGGCCGTGACCGAATTCGTCGACCGGTACGTCATCCGCGGTCGCTGTCCCGCCGACGAGTTCACCGCGGCCGACCACCACGGTCACCTCCCCCGGTCCGCGAGCGCCCTGGGCTGA
- a CDS encoding non-ribosomal peptide synthetase — MIELPLSPAQERLWFLDRFDPGQPNNVTYASRLRGSVDADLLARAFAAVTLRHEALRATIVDRAGVPVQVIADPGPFDLERVDLTGEPESLRENRAREIGRQVFDTSFDLARGPLIRVVLLTVGRDDHVLLVVVHHVIFDGSSAAILMADLRTAYGALLDGNPVELPVSAVGWADYVREQADQPAGKVERDLAYWRERLAGAPVLALPTDLPRPLFKTSRTAQVRHQLDGDLTARLQRLAQTQRCTLFMVLLAGYQVLLGRHAGQEDVCVGTASAGRSRADLEGLVGCLVQTLVLRGDLSGDPTVRDLLRRTRDTALDAYGHQEVLFERLVGELDVARDVSRTPLFETMFVLHTQGQPGLDVLPGIQGAPFTVGVVQTLFDLVVDAWMTPNGLAMTARYDTALFTPETVSAMLRRFEVLLRGCVEDVDRRVSELPLDDVVGVRSVLSRGQGPRRPYAGTVASLFAARVEAAPDAVAVGSWSYRELDERANRIARYLNRSGVVPGSIVGVCLDRTPDVLATLLAVWRCGAAYLPLDPGLPSARMSWLLSDSGAGFVVTQSGVGAQLGDGGPGRLLWLDRDGTTIDRESPDPYGESTDSGALAYVLYTSGSTGWPKGVGVGHSALTNLLLSMRDALGSGPSDVWLGSTSLSFDISGLELFLPLVVGGRLVLVSEERVKDGAAIVRLVRDEGVSHVQATPSGWRMLLDAGFDFPSVVGLSGGEELPVGLGRELRSRVSRLVNVYGPTETTIWSTLAEIPAGVGAVTLGAPVGNTQVYVVDRGLRPVPVGVPGELLIGGSGVAWGYLGQPALTAGRFVPDPFGAPGGRLYRTGDRVRWLRGGGLEFLGRVDHQVKVRGYRIELGEIEARLLEHPEVGQAAVVVTGKGEDARLVGYVTAAGIEAPTGRQLRSYLAEVLPGYMVPGHVLVLETMPLNTAGKIDRRNLPTDVLDIDTREHVPPATEVEELVATTWGEVLGRDRIGALDDFFDLGGHSLLATRAVARLGAALDLEIPIRTLFVHSTVEAFAAALEELLVTDLEQLSDDEVVRLLDKDVNS; from the coding sequence ATGATTGAGCTACCGCTGTCGCCTGCGCAGGAACGGCTGTGGTTCCTCGACCGGTTCGATCCGGGCCAGCCGAACAACGTCACCTACGCCAGCCGGTTGCGTGGCAGCGTCGACGCCGACCTGCTGGCTCGCGCCTTCGCCGCCGTGACCCTCCGGCACGAGGCGCTGCGTGCCACGATCGTCGACCGGGCCGGGGTACCGGTGCAGGTGATCGCCGATCCGGGTCCGTTCGACCTGGAACGGGTCGACCTGACCGGGGAGCCGGAGTCGCTCCGGGAGAACCGGGCCCGCGAGATCGGGCGGCAGGTCTTCGACACCAGTTTCGACCTGGCCCGTGGACCCCTGATCCGGGTCGTGCTGTTGACCGTGGGCCGGGACGACCACGTGCTGCTCGTCGTGGTCCATCACGTGATCTTCGACGGCAGCTCGGCGGCGATCCTCATGGCCGACCTGCGTACGGCCTACGGCGCCCTGCTCGACGGCAACCCGGTCGAGTTGCCGGTGTCGGCCGTCGGCTGGGCGGACTACGTGCGTGAGCAGGCGGATCAGCCGGCGGGCAAGGTGGAGCGGGACCTCGCGTACTGGCGTGAACGGCTCGCCGGCGCGCCCGTGCTGGCGCTGCCGACCGACCTGCCCCGACCACTGTTCAAGACCTCACGCACCGCTCAGGTGCGGCACCAGCTCGACGGTGACCTGACCGCTCGACTGCAACGACTGGCGCAGACGCAGCGGTGCACGTTGTTCATGGTTCTGCTCGCCGGTTACCAGGTGCTGCTGGGCCGGCACGCCGGTCAGGAGGACGTCTGCGTCGGTACGGCCAGCGCCGGGCGTTCCCGTGCCGACCTGGAGGGGCTCGTCGGCTGCCTGGTGCAGACCCTGGTGCTCCGGGGTGACCTGTCCGGCGACCCGACCGTACGCGACCTGCTGCGCCGTACCCGCGACACCGCCCTGGACGCGTACGGCCACCAGGAGGTGTTGTTCGAGCGGTTGGTGGGTGAGTTGGACGTGGCGCGGGACGTGAGTCGTACGCCGCTGTTCGAGACCATGTTCGTGCTGCACACCCAGGGCCAGCCGGGGCTGGACGTCCTGCCCGGCATCCAGGGTGCCCCGTTCACCGTCGGGGTGGTGCAGACCCTGTTCGACCTCGTGGTCGACGCCTGGATGACGCCGAACGGCCTGGCCATGACGGCGCGTTACGACACCGCCCTGTTCACGCCCGAGACGGTCAGCGCGATGTTGCGTCGGTTCGAGGTGTTGCTGCGGGGGTGCGTGGAGGACGTCGATCGGCGGGTGTCGGAGTTGCCGTTGGACGATGTGGTGGGTGTGCGGTCTGTGTTGTCGCGGGGGCAGGGCCCGCGTCGTCCGTACGCGGGCACTGTTGCGTCGTTGTTCGCTGCCCGGGTCGAGGCGGCGCCGGATGCGGTGGCGGTCGGGTCGTGGAGTTACCGGGAGTTGGACGAGCGGGCGAACCGGATCGCCCGGTACCTCAACCGCTCCGGGGTCGTGCCGGGGTCGATCGTCGGGGTGTGTCTGGATCGGACGCCGGATGTATTGGCGACGTTGTTGGCGGTGTGGCGGTGTGGGGCGGCTTATCTGCCGTTGGATCCGGGATTGCCGTCGGCGCGGATGTCGTGGCTCCTGTCTGATTCGGGTGCCGGGTTCGTGGTGACTCAGAGTGGTGTGGGTGCACAGCTTGGTGATGGTGGTCCGGGGCGGCTGTTGTGGTTGGACCGGGACGGGACAACCATTGACCGGGAGTCGCCGGATCCGTACGGAGAGTCGACTGATTCCGGGGCTTTGGCGTATGTGCTTTATACGTCTGGTTCGACGGGGTGGCCGAAGGGTGTGGGTGTTGGGCATTCGGCGTTGACGAACCTGTTGTTGTCGATGCGGGACGCGCTCGGCAGTGGTCCGTCGGATGTGTGGTTGGGGTCGACGTCGTTGTCGTTCGATATCAGTGGATTGGAGTTGTTCCTGCCACTGGTCGTCGGTGGTCGTCTGGTCCTCGTTTCCGAGGAGCGGGTGAAGGACGGTGCGGCGATCGTCCGGTTGGTGCGGGACGAGGGCGTGTCGCACGTGCAGGCGACGCCGTCGGGGTGGCGGATGCTCCTCGACGCCGGGTTCGACTTCCCGAGCGTCGTCGGCTTGTCCGGTGGTGAGGAGCTACCGGTGGGGTTGGGTCGGGAGTTGCGGTCGCGGGTGTCCCGGCTGGTGAACGTGTACGGGCCGACGGAGACGACGATCTGGTCCACCCTCGCCGAGATACCGGCCGGGGTTGGTGCGGTGACGTTGGGTGCGCCGGTGGGGAACACGCAGGTGTACGTGGTGGATCGGGGGTTGCGGCCGGTCCCGGTGGGGGTGCCGGGTGAGTTGCTGATCGGTGGTTCGGGGGTGGCGTGGGGGTATCTGGGCCAGCCGGCGTTGACCGCCGGTCGGTTCGTTCCCGACCCGTTCGGCGCGCCCGGTGGGCGGTTGTACCGGACCGGGGACCGGGTGCGGTGGTTGCGGGGCGGCGGGCTGGAGTTCCTGGGCCGTGTCGACCACCAGGTCAAGGTGCGCGGGTACCGGATCGAGCTCGGCGAGATCGAGGCCCGCCTGCTGGAGCATCCCGAGGTGGGGCAGGCCGCGGTCGTCGTGACGGGCAAGGGCGAGGACGCCCGCCTGGTCGGCTACGTCACCGCCGCTGGCATCGAGGCTCCGACCGGGCGGCAGCTGCGGTCGTATCTGGCCGAGGTCCTGCCGGGGTACATGGTCCCCGGGCATGTGCTGGTCCTGGAGACGATGCCGCTCAACACCGCCGGCAAGATTGACCGACGCAACCTCCCCACCGACGTCCTCGACATCGACACCCGAGAACACGTACCACCGGCCACGGAGGTCGAGGAACTGGTCGCGACGACGTGGGGTGAGGTGCTCGGCCGGGACCGGATCGGCGCCCTGGACGACTTCTTCGACCTCGGCGGACACTCCCTGCTCGCCACCAGGGCCGTTGCCCGCCTCGGCGCCGCCCTCGACCTGGAAATACCGATCCGGACCCTGTTCGTGCACTCCACCGTGGAGGCATTCGCGGCGGCCCTGGAGGAACTGCTGGTCACCGACCTTGAGCAGCTCTCCGACGACGAGGTAGTCCGGCTTCTCGACAAGGACGTGAACTCGTGA
- a CDS encoding non-ribosomal peptide synthetase/MFS transporter encodes MTDLDNQLDSESVPAPDRVLAPVALARTERLSEQRRALLAQRLRRGSGAAVKAPEIPRVPDGVAPPISFGQERLWFVEQLDPGTDAYVMRGGVRLRGRLHLDALRNALDDVVERQDTLRTRFPVDDEGRASAEVAQRVEVPFRIVTLDPDTEPDVLDRAQTLTTEDCGPFDLTAAPLLRALVVRVGPDDHVVHVAMHHIVGDGWSWPVFFADWAAFYAARLDLAPPPTPLPIRYGDYAAWQRERLSGPAADRDLAYWRQALHGVPPLELPVDRPRPAQPGWRGEGHRIRFPDELVEELRSLGREHGATLFMTLLAGLHVLLYRLSGQRDFAVGSPVAGRVRPELERLVGLFVNMLPLRAELRPELTFAELLTQTRDRVLEALSHQELPFERLVQELNVERDTSRSPIFQVLFGMHNSGGSTGEWPDGLVQLPAGGPITTNKHDLSLYVDELPDGVYGLFGYRTELFDADTVARFAEHYHRLLTAAVARPDTSLADLDLMTAAQRSAVLGLGTGAPAPQSAGGNLADVIAAHVVATPDAPAIVHDGVATDYRELDAGANRMAGWLRARGVGRGSLVGVCLEQSAELAMALLGVLRAGAAYVPLDPEQPPARLATIMADARPALVLTTSDLVDRFDAVATVRLDEVRDEIAASSPVAPEPVAEPDDLAYVIFTSGSTGRPKGVAVAHRQVRNYLDGVAERIDVVPGARWALLQSLSFDFAVTVFYLGLASGGAVHLVPRRCTGDELADYLRDQRIDYLKMTPSHLAALAVEVPAQRLVPARALLLGGEASRLDWAAGLAGGDAAVFNHYGPTEATVGVTTYRVEASDTGTGTTPIGGPLPHARVYVLDERMRPVPVGVSGELYLGGDRLARGYLGQPGLTAERFRPDPYAVEPGARMYGTGDLARWRPDGQLEFLGRRDGQVKLRGYRVELGEVEAALVDCPGVGAAVAVLRGDRLVGYLQREAADGAGPTPDDPDPGTLRRLLAGILPEYMIPNQFVWLDRLPLQEHGKVDRRALPEPAASTAAAGEHVPPDGPVETAIAQVWETVLEVERVGALDDFFDLGGHSLLATQVVARLRRTLTTERSISVMDLFRCRTVRELALLATGESGQPADRLLHELSRAPSGPRKRSYVCVPYGGANAVVYQPLADALPDGHSLYAVAVPGHDIGLAEEIEPIEVTAQRLTEEILTTISGPLVVYGHCGPGGALAVEVARRLEAAGRELDALYLGGIFPFARPVGGLLGRLTRLRLGERLRGDRVYANWLQGMGADLGALDPEQQRFLIRAMRHDGEAAENYFTELLHQQATPLRAPVISVVGDRDPGTEYHQERYREWHFLSDTTALVVLQEAGHYFAKFRADEVADIITAVDGHLDQPVAAYDPDLSWQVTAVSRETDPAPAAAVEQQPGMGRFLTVATGQLVSAIGSALTTFAVPLWTYLETGSLIRFALFAVLGQVPGILAAPIAGAIIDRTDRRRAMLAGDLAALTAIALFAAFYWTDQLQPWHIYTFVGWLSVALTFQRLAYMSAVPQLVPKRYLGHANGMVQLGGGVAQFLVPLVAVGLIATIGLGGILLIDLGSYLFAVTVLVLVKFPRTMARRRRESLLAEITGGLRYTVQNRSFRAMVLFFAAFNLFLAPLFLLLSPLVLAFAPLESVAQVSLAGGIGAVVGGLIMTAWGGPRHRRMRGMLLLTFAFAAGGLVTGLRPSVAVVAAGALGMSLSLSVINGIWLTIIQTKVPQRLHARVIALNMVIALSTMPLGQAVLAPLLVPRFEPLLLADGALADTVGQVLGVGPGRGTGLLYILFAACVAVVVAVSLRVRTLSRFDDEVPDAPPDDLVGLSNWTARAGSRTSGGPRPENGSGG; translated from the coding sequence GTGACCGACCTCGACAACCAGCTCGACAGCGAGTCGGTCCCGGCCCCCGACAGGGTGCTGGCGCCGGTCGCGCTGGCGCGTACGGAGCGGCTGTCGGAGCAGCGTCGGGCGCTGCTCGCCCAGCGGCTGCGCCGGGGGTCCGGGGCGGCGGTGAAGGCACCGGAGATTCCTCGGGTGCCGGACGGTGTCGCGCCGCCGATCTCGTTCGGCCAGGAACGGCTCTGGTTCGTGGAGCAGCTCGACCCCGGCACGGACGCGTACGTGATGCGCGGCGGGGTGCGGCTACGCGGCCGGCTGCACCTCGACGCGCTCCGCAACGCCCTGGACGACGTCGTCGAACGGCAGGACACGCTCCGTACCCGCTTCCCCGTCGACGACGAGGGGCGGGCCTCGGCCGAGGTGGCGCAACGGGTGGAGGTGCCGTTCCGGATCGTGACGCTGGACCCGGACACCGAGCCGGACGTGCTCGACCGGGCGCAGACCCTGACCACCGAGGACTGTGGACCGTTCGACCTGACCGCGGCACCGCTGCTGCGGGCGCTGGTGGTGCGGGTCGGTCCGGACGACCACGTGGTCCACGTCGCGATGCACCACATCGTCGGCGACGGCTGGTCGTGGCCGGTGTTCTTCGCGGACTGGGCCGCGTTCTACGCCGCCCGGCTCGACCTGGCACCGCCACCCACGCCGCTGCCGATCCGGTACGGCGACTACGCGGCCTGGCAGCGGGAGCGGCTCTCCGGCCCGGCGGCCGACCGGGACCTGGCGTACTGGCGGCAGGCGCTGCACGGGGTGCCGCCGCTGGAGCTGCCGGTCGACCGGCCCCGGCCGGCGCAGCCCGGTTGGCGCGGTGAGGGTCATCGGATCCGTTTCCCGGACGAGCTGGTCGAGGAGCTCAGGTCGCTCGGCCGGGAGCACGGCGCGACGCTGTTCATGACGTTGCTCGCCGGGCTGCACGTGCTGCTCTACCGGCTGAGCGGCCAGCGTGACTTCGCGGTCGGTTCACCGGTCGCGGGACGGGTACGCCCCGAGCTGGAGCGGCTCGTCGGCCTGTTCGTGAACATGCTGCCGCTGCGGGCGGAGCTCCGTCCGGAGCTGACGTTCGCGGAACTGCTGACCCAGACCCGCGACCGGGTACTGGAGGCGCTCAGTCACCAGGAGCTGCCGTTCGAACGGCTCGTGCAGGAGCTGAACGTCGAACGGGACACCAGCCGGTCGCCGATCTTCCAGGTGTTGTTCGGCATGCACAACTCCGGTGGGTCGACGGGGGAGTGGCCCGACGGCCTGGTCCAGCTGCCGGCTGGCGGCCCGATCACCACCAACAAGCACGACCTGTCGCTGTACGTGGACGAGCTGCCCGACGGCGTGTACGGCCTCTTCGGCTACCGGACCGAACTGTTCGACGCCGACACCGTGGCCCGGTTCGCCGAGCACTATCACCGGCTGCTGACCGCGGCGGTGGCCCGACCGGACACGTCCCTGGCCGACCTGGACCTGATGACGGCGGCGCAGCGGTCGGCCGTACTCGGGTTGGGCACCGGGGCGCCGGCACCGCAGTCGGCCGGGGGCAATCTCGCCGACGTGATCGCGGCGCACGTGGTCGCCACCCCGGACGCACCCGCGATCGTGCACGACGGTGTCGCCACCGACTACCGCGAGTTGGACGCCGGGGCGAACCGGATGGCGGGCTGGCTGCGGGCCCGTGGTGTCGGCCGGGGATCGTTGGTCGGGGTCTGTCTGGAGCAGTCGGCCGAGTTGGCGATGGCGTTGCTGGGCGTGCTGCGGGCCGGCGCCGCCTACGTACCGCTGGACCCGGAACAGCCCCCGGCCCGGCTGGCCACGATCATGGCCGACGCCCGACCGGCGCTGGTGCTGACCACGTCGGACCTGGTGGACCGGTTCGACGCCGTCGCCACGGTCCGGCTCGACGAGGTACGCGACGAGATCGCCGCGTCGAGTCCGGTCGCGCCGGAGCCGGTGGCGGAGCCGGACGACCTCGCCTACGTGATCTTCACATCGGGTTCGACCGGGCGACCCAAGGGTGTGGCGGTGGCCCACCGACAGGTGCGCAACTACCTCGACGGGGTCGCCGAGCGGATCGACGTGGTGCCGGGCGCCCGCTGGGCGCTGCTCCAGTCGCTGTCGTTCGACTTCGCGGTGACCGTCTTCTACCTGGGCCTGGCCAGCGGCGGCGCGGTGCATCTGGTGCCGCGTCGGTGCACCGGCGACGAACTCGCCGACTATCTGCGTGACCAGCGCATCGACTACCTCAAGATGACCCCGTCGCACCTGGCCGCGCTGGCGGTCGAGGTCCCGGCGCAGCGACTGGTTCCGGCGCGGGCGCTGCTGCTCGGCGGCGAGGCGTCCCGACTGGACTGGGCGGCCGGGCTGGCCGGCGGCGACGCGGCGGTGTTCAACCACTACGGGCCGACCGAGGCGACCGTCGGGGTCACCACCTACCGGGTCGAGGCGTCCGACACCGGCACCGGCACCACCCCGATCGGCGGCCCGCTGCCGCACGCCCGGGTCTACGTGCTCGACGAGCGGATGCGGCCGGTGCCGGTCGGTGTGTCGGGCGAGCTGTACCTCGGCGGGGACCGGCTGGCCCGGGGCTATCTCGGTCAGCCGGGGCTGACCGCGGAGCGGTTCCGGCCCGACCCGTACGCGGTCGAGCCGGGTGCCAGGATGTACGGCACCGGTGACCTGGCCCGGTGGCGCCCGGACGGGCAGTTGGAGTTCCTCGGCCGGCGCGACGGCCAGGTCAAGTTGCGCGGCTACCGGGTCGAGTTGGGCGAGGTGGAGGCCGCGCTGGTCGACTGCCCGGGGGTGGGCGCGGCGGTCGCCGTGCTGCGCGGTGACCGGCTGGTCGGCTACCTGCAACGCGAGGCCGCCGACGGTGCCGGGCCGACCCCGGACGACCCGGATCCGGGTACGCTGCGCCGGCTGCTCGCCGGCATCCTGCCGGAGTACATGATCCCGAACCAGTTCGTCTGGTTGGACCGGTTGCCGTTGCAGGAGCACGGCAAGGTCGACCGTCGGGCGCTGCCCGAACCGGCCGCCTCGACCGCCGCCGCCGGCGAACACGTCCCGCCGGACGGTCCGGTCGAGACCGCCATCGCGCAGGTGTGGGAGACGGTGCTCGAAGTCGAGCGGGTCGGCGCGCTGGACGACTTCTTCGACCTCGGTGGGCACTCGTTGCTCGCCACCCAGGTGGTGGCCCGGCTGCGTCGTACGCTGACCACCGAGCGGTCGATCAGCGTGATGGACCTGTTCCGGTGCCGTACGGTCCGGGAACTCGCCCTGCTCGCCACCGGCGAATCCGGCCAACCGGCCGACCGGTTGCTGCACGAACTCAGCCGAGCGCCGAGCGGCCCCCGGAAACGCTCGTACGTCTGCGTCCCGTACGGCGGGGCGAACGCCGTGGTGTACCAGCCGCTGGCCGACGCCCTCCCGGACGGCCACAGCCTGTACGCGGTCGCCGTACCCGGACACGACATCGGGTTGGCCGAGGAGATCGAGCCGATCGAGGTGACCGCGCAGCGGCTCACCGAGGAGATCCTGACCACGATCAGCGGCCCCCTGGTGGTGTACGGGCACTGCGGGCCCGGTGGGGCGCTCGCGGTCGAGGTCGCCCGGCGGTTGGAGGCGGCCGGCCGGGAACTCGACGCGCTCTACCTCGGCGGGATCTTCCCGTTCGCCCGACCGGTCGGCGGACTGCTCGGCCGGCTCACCCGGCTCCGTCTCGGTGAGCGGCTGCGCGGCGACCGGGTCTACGCCAACTGGCTCCAGGGCATGGGCGCCGACCTCGGTGCGCTCGATCCGGAGCAGCAGCGGTTCCTGATCCGGGCGATGCGGCACGACGGCGAGGCGGCCGAGAACTACTTCACCGAGTTGCTGCACCAGCAGGCGACCCCGCTGCGGGCGCCGGTGATCAGCGTCGTCGGCGACCGCGACCCCGGTACGGAGTACCACCAGGAGCGGTACCGGGAGTGGCACTTCCTCAGCGACACCACCGCCCTGGTGGTGTTGCAGGAGGCCGGGCACTACTTCGCTAAGTTCCGCGCCGACGAGGTCGCCGACATCATCACCGCCGTCGACGGGCACCTGGACCAGCCCGTCGCGGCGTACGACCCGGACCTGTCGTGGCAGGTCACCGCGGTCTCCCGGGAGACCGATCCGGCGCCTGCGGCGGCCGTCGAGCAGCAGCCGGGGATGGGGCGGTTCCTGACGGTCGCCACCGGGCAGCTCGTCTCGGCGATCGGGTCGGCGTTGACCACCTTCGCGGTGCCGCTGTGGACCTACCTCGAAACCGGGTCGCTGATCCGGTTCGCGCTGTTCGCGGTGCTCGGTCAGGTGCCGGGCATCCTGGCCGCGCCGATCGCCGGTGCGATCATCGACCGCACTGACCGGCGTCGGGCCATGCTCGCCGGGGACCTCGCCGCGCTGACCGCGATCGCCCTGTTCGCCGCGTTCTACTGGACCGACCAACTCCAGCCGTGGCACATCTACACCTTCGTCGGCTGGTTGTCGGTCGCGTTGACCTTCCAACGGCTGGCGTACATGTCGGCGGTGCCGCAACTGGTGCCCAAGCGCTACCTCGGTCACGCCAACGGGATGGTCCAGCTCGGCGGTGGCGTCGCCCAGTTCCTCGTACCGCTGGTCGCGGTCGGTCTGATCGCCACCATCGGCCTGGGCGGCATCCTCCTGATCGACCTGGGCAGTTACCTGTTCGCGGTCACCGTGCTGGTGCTGGTCAAGTTCCCCCGGACGATGGCCCGCCGACGCCGGGAGAGCCTGCTCGCCGAGATCACCGGGGGGCTGCGGTACACGGTGCAGAACCGCAGCTTCCGGGCCATGGTGCTGTTCTTCGCCGCGTTCAACCTGTTCCTCGCGCCGCTGTTCCTGCTGCTCTCCCCGCTGGTCCTGGCGTTCGCCCCGCTGGAGTCGGTGGCCCAGGTGTCGCTCGCCGGTGGCATCGGGGCGGTCGTCGGTGGCCTGATCATGACGGCGTGGGGCGGTCCCCGGCACCGGCGGATGCGCGGCATGTTGCTGCTGACGTTCGCGTTCGCGGCGGGTGGCCTGGTCACCGGGCTGCGGCCGAGCGTCGCGGTGGTGGCGGCGGGCGCGCTCGGGATGTCGCTGTCGCTGTCGGTGATCAACGGGATCTGGCTGACCATCATCCAGACCAAGGTGCCGCAGCGGCTGCACGCCCGGGTGATCGCCCTGAACATGGTCATCGCGTTGTCGACGATGCCGCTCGGTCAGGCCGTACTCGCCCCGCTGCTGGTGCCGCGGTTCGAGCCGCTGCTGCTGGCCGACGGTGCGCTCGCCGACACCGTCGGGCAGGTGCTCGGCGTCGGGCCGGGACGGGGCACCGGCCTGCTCTACATCCTGTTCGCCGCCTGTGTCGCGGTGGTGGTGGCGGTGTCGTTGCGGGTGCGTACGCTGTCCCGGTTCGACGACGAGGTGCCGGACGCGCCACCGGACGATCTGGTCGGCCTGAGCAACTGGACGGCCCGAGCGGGGTCCCGCACCAGCGGCGGGCCCCGCCCGGAGAACGGGAGCGGTGGCTGA